In the Streptomyces sp. BHT-5-2 genome, one interval contains:
- a CDS encoding HNH endonuclease: MRETLVLNASFEPLATVSLRRAVVLVMQDKAVVEHAHPGMRIRAASVDVPVPRVIRLSRYVRVPFRKQAPWSRRGVLARDQHRCAYCGKRATTVDHVLPRSHGGGDTWLNTVASCAEDNHRKADRTPEQAGMRLLRRPFVPTPADALVSALGVSVRDELPDWLALPA, translated from the coding sequence ATGCGCGAGACGCTGGTGCTGAATGCGAGCTTCGAGCCGCTGGCGACGGTGTCGCTGCGGCGCGCGGTGGTGCTGGTCATGCAGGACAAGGCGGTCGTCGAGCACGCCCACCCGGGGATGCGGATCCGGGCGGCGTCGGTGGATGTGCCGGTGCCGCGGGTGATCAGGCTCAGCAGATACGTCCGGGTGCCGTTCCGAAAACAGGCGCCGTGGTCCCGGCGCGGGGTGCTGGCGCGTGACCAGCACAGATGCGCGTACTGCGGGAAGCGGGCGACGACCGTGGACCACGTGCTGCCGCGGTCGCACGGTGGCGGGGACACCTGGCTGAATACCGTCGCCTCGTGTGCGGAGGACAACCACCGCAAGGCGGACCGGACGCCCGAGCAGGCGGGGATGCGGCTGCTCCGGCGGCCGTTCGTGCCGACGCCGGCGGATGCGCTGGTGTCGGCCCTGGGGGTGTCCGTGCGGGACGAGCTGCCGGACTGGCTGGCGCTCCCGGCCTAG
- a CDS encoding sulfite exporter TauE/SafE family protein, producing MSLWEAVAVFAAGLGAGTINTIVGSGTLITFPVLLAVGLPPVTANVSNSLGLVPGSVSGAIGYRRELRGQGRRILRFSAAAVVGGLAGAVLLLALPSGAFKAVVPGLIAVALVLVVAQPRLAAAVRARRARNDTAGHRDGGCGLITGLLLASVYGGYFGAAQGIIYLSLMGVLLSDDLQRINAIKNVLTALVNAVAAVFFLFVAHFDWTAVALIAVSSALGGQIGARIGRRLPPIALRAVIVAVGLVAIVQLLLK from the coding sequence TTGTCCCTCTGGGAAGCAGTCGCAGTCTTCGCCGCCGGCCTGGGCGCCGGCACCATCAACACCATCGTCGGTTCCGGAACCCTGATCACCTTCCCCGTCCTGCTCGCCGTCGGCCTCCCACCGGTGACCGCGAACGTCTCCAACTCCCTTGGCCTGGTGCCCGGTTCGGTCAGCGGCGCGATAGGGTACCGCCGCGAACTGCGCGGCCAGGGGCGCCGGATACTGCGCTTCAGCGCCGCCGCCGTCGTCGGCGGCCTGGCCGGCGCGGTCCTGCTGCTCGCGCTGCCCTCCGGCGCGTTCAAGGCGGTCGTCCCCGGTCTGATCGCCGTGGCCCTCGTCCTCGTCGTCGCACAGCCCCGGCTCGCCGCCGCGGTCCGCGCCCGCCGCGCCCGCAACGACACCGCCGGCCACCGCGACGGAGGGTGCGGGCTCATCACCGGCCTGCTGCTGGCCAGCGTCTACGGCGGCTACTTCGGCGCCGCCCAGGGCATCATCTACCTCTCCCTGATGGGCGTCCTGCTCAGCGACGACCTCCAGCGCATCAACGCCATCAAGAACGTCCTCACCGCCCTGGTGAACGCCGTCGCCGCGGTCTTCTTCCTCTTCGTCGCCCACTTCGACTGGACCGCGGTCGCTCTGATCGCGGTCTCCTCCGCGCTCGGCGGCCAGATAGGCGCCAGGATCGGCCGCCGCCTGCCGCCGATCGCCCTGCGCGCCGTGATCGTCGCGGTGGGACTGGTGGCCATCGTCCAACTCCTCCTGAAATAA
- a CDS encoding SPFH domain-containing protein has product MDIIIVLIILVVLVFIALLKTIQVIPQASAAIVERFGRYTRTLNAGLNIVVPFIDTIRNRIDLREQVVPFPPQPVITQDNLVVNIDTVIYYQVTDARAATYEVASYIQAIEQLTVTTLRNIIGGMDLERTLTSREEINAALRGVLDEATGKWGIRVNRVELKAIEPPTSIQDSMEKQMRADRDKRAAILQAEGVRQSEILTAEGQKQSAILRAEGEAKAAALRAEGEAQAIRVVFESIHAGDPDQKLLSYQYLQMLPKIAEGDANKLWIVPSEIGDALKGLGGAIGNFNPTGGATIPKPGGGPERQAPPID; this is encoded by the coding sequence GTGGATATCATCATCGTCCTGATCATCCTGGTGGTGCTCGTGTTCATCGCGCTCCTCAAAACGATCCAGGTCATTCCCCAGGCCAGCGCCGCCATCGTCGAGCGCTTCGGTCGCTACACCCGCACCCTCAACGCCGGCCTGAACATCGTCGTCCCGTTCATCGACACCATCCGCAACCGCATCGACCTCCGCGAACAGGTCGTGCCGTTCCCGCCGCAGCCGGTGATCACGCAGGACAACCTCGTCGTCAACATCGACACCGTCATCTACTACCAGGTCACCGACGCACGGGCCGCCACCTACGAAGTCGCCAGCTACATCCAGGCGATCGAGCAGCTCACCGTCACCACGCTCCGCAACATCATCGGCGGCATGGACCTCGAACGCACCCTGACCTCCCGCGAGGAGATCAACGCGGCGCTGCGCGGCGTCCTCGACGAGGCCACCGGCAAGTGGGGCATCCGCGTCAACCGCGTCGAGCTCAAGGCGATCGAGCCGCCCACCTCCATCCAGGACTCGATGGAGAAGCAGATGCGCGCCGACCGTGACAAGCGCGCCGCCATCCTCCAGGCCGAGGGCGTCCGGCAGTCCGAGATCCTCACCGCCGAGGGCCAGAAGCAGTCCGCGATCCTGCGCGCCGAGGGTGAGGCCAAGGCCGCGGCCCTGCGTGCCGAGGGCGAGGCCCAGGCGATCCGGGTGGTCTTCGAGTCCATTCACGCCGGCGACCCGGACCAGAAGCTGCTGTCGTACCAGTACCTCCAGATGCTCCCGAAGATCGCCGAGGGCGACGCCAACAAGCTCTGGATCGTCCCCAGCGAGATCGGCGACGCACTCAAGGGCCTCGGCGGCGCCATCGGCAACTTCAACCCCACGGGTGGTGCCACCATCCCCAAGCCCGGCGGCGGCCCCGAGCGCCAAGCGCCCCCGATCGACTGA
- a CDS encoding NfeD family protein, which yields MWWLIAAVGLGIPLVVTAMPEFGMFAVGAIAGAVTAALGGGTVPQVLVFVVVSIALIAVVRPIANRHRGQSPRLASGIDALKGRTATVLERVDAGDGGRIKLAGEVWSARALDGEHVYEPGQQVDVVEIEGATALVI from the coding sequence GTGTGGTGGCTGATCGCCGCCGTAGGACTGGGTATTCCGCTCGTCGTGACCGCGATGCCCGAATTCGGGATGTTCGCGGTCGGCGCCATCGCCGGTGCCGTCACCGCAGCGCTCGGTGGCGGCACCGTTCCGCAGGTCCTGGTGTTCGTGGTGGTGTCCATCGCGCTGATCGCCGTCGTCCGGCCGATCGCCAACCGCCACCGAGGCCAGAGCCCCCGCCTCGCCTCCGGCATCGACGCCCTGAAGGGCCGGACCGCCACCGTCCTGGAGCGGGTCGACGCCGGCGATGGCGGCCGCATCAAACTCGCCGGGGAGGTCTGGTCCGCCCGCGCCCTCGACGGCGAGCACGTCTACGAACCCGGCCAGCAGGTCGACGTGGTGGAGATCGAGGGTGCCACCGCCCTCGTCATCTGA
- a CDS encoding ABC transporter ATP-binding protein, translated as MGDSALMSDVLELVDVSVVRDGRALVDQVSWSVKEGERWVILGPNGAGKTTLLNVASSYLFPSAGTARILGERLGRVDVFDLRPRIGIAGIALADKLPRSQTVLQTVLTAAYGMTATWREDYDEIDEQRARAFLDRLGMNAYLDRKFGTLSEGERKRTLIARAMMTDPELLLLDEPAAGLDLGGREDLVRRLGRLARDPYAPSMIMVTHHVEEIPPGFTHVLMIRQGKVLAAGPLDLELTSSNLSHCFGLPLVVDRNGADRWTAQGLPLK; from the coding sequence ATGGGAGACAGTGCGCTCATGAGCGATGTGCTGGAGCTGGTGGACGTATCCGTGGTCCGCGACGGACGGGCTCTGGTGGACCAGGTCTCGTGGTCGGTGAAGGAGGGGGAGCGCTGGGTGATCCTCGGCCCCAACGGCGCCGGCAAGACCACCCTGCTGAACGTGGCCTCCAGCTACCTCTTCCCCAGCGCCGGCACCGCCCGGATCCTCGGCGAGCGGCTGGGCCGCGTCGACGTCTTCGACCTGCGCCCGCGCATCGGCATCGCCGGCATCGCGCTCGCCGACAAGCTGCCGCGCAGCCAGACCGTGCTGCAGACGGTCCTCACCGCCGCCTACGGCATGACCGCCACCTGGCGCGAGGACTACGACGAGATCGACGAGCAGCGCGCCCGCGCCTTCCTCGACCGCCTCGGGATGAACGCCTACCTCGACCGGAAGTTCGGCACCCTCTCCGAGGGTGAGCGCAAGCGCACCCTGATCGCCCGCGCGATGATGACCGACCCCGAGCTCCTCCTGCTGGACGAGCCCGCCGCCGGCCTCGACCTCGGCGGCCGCGAGGACCTGGTGCGCCGCCTCGGCCGGCTCGCCCGCGACCCCTACGCACCCTCGATGATCATGGTCACCCACCACGTCGAGGAGATCCCGCCGGGCTTCACCCATGTCCTGATGATCCGTCAGGGAAAGGTGCTGGCCGCCGGTCCGCTCGACCTGGAGCTGACCTCCAGCAACCTCTCGCACTGCTTCGGGCTCCCGCTCGTCGTCGACCGCAACGGCGCCGACCGCTGGACCGCCCAGGGCCTTCCCCTCAAGTGA
- a CDS encoding chaplin, whose amino-acid sequence MNSVKKAALVLATTGLAVGAAAGSAFAHDGGHAKGEAVNSPGVLSGNVVQSPVHTPANVSGNSINVVGVLNPAFGNPAVND is encoded by the coding sequence ATGAACAGCGTCAAAAAGGCCGCCCTTGTCCTTGCCACCACCGGTCTCGCCGTCGGTGCCGCCGCCGGTTCGGCGTTCGCCCACGACGGCGGGCACGCCAAGGGCGAGGCCGTGAACTCCCCGGGCGTGCTGTCGGGCAACGTCGTCCAGTCCCCGGTGCACACCCCCGCGAACGTCAGCGGCAACAGCATCAACGTCGTGGGCGTGCTCAACCCCGCCTTCGGCAACCCGGCCGTCAACGACTGA
- a CDS encoding chaplin, whose protein sequence is MAGAGLVLAGAGVASAHDGPQSQGAAVQSPGVLSGNVVQAPVDVPVNVCGNTISVVGLLNPVFGNACHND, encoded by the coding sequence ATGGCGGGTGCCGGTCTCGTACTGGCGGGTGCCGGCGTCGCCTCCGCGCACGACGGCCCGCAGTCCCAGGGTGCCGCGGTGCAGTCCCCGGGTGTCCTGTCGGGCAACGTCGTCCAGGCCCCGGTGGACGTCCCCGTGAACGTCTGCGGCAACACCATCTCCGTGGTCGGCCTGCTCAACCCGGTCTTCGGCAACGCCTGCCACAACGACTGA